The Quercus robur chromosome 7, dhQueRobu3.1, whole genome shotgun sequence genome has a segment encoding these proteins:
- the LOC126693181 gene encoding chaperone protein dnaJ 72, with translation MSGTGDHYKVLGLNKNATKDEIKEAFRKLAIKYHPDKHSQSSKPVRENATLRFKLASEAYEVLSDDRKRADYNIRSRSTGNSYGYNRYSYNNNYNNSYSWNGKAYQARYSKRPPGSGSSDFVSRFEFALRLLTTRAFLLNLGFAGALVGGMFLIDSSMDSIWKTQNSGKSFEEALESIEKTKGSQKSPREAFGSIERVRAYKAMKSTEKAKAISENNRRIH, from the exons ATGTCTGGGACTGGGGATCATTACAAGGTGTTGGGATTGAACAAGAACGCAACAAAAGACGAAATCAAAGAAGCCTTTAGAAAATTGGCCATCAAATATCACCCTGACAAGCACTCACAATCCTCTAAACCTGTTCGAGAAAATGCCACACTCAGATTCAAACTCGCCTCCGAAGCCTACGAGGTTCTCAGCGATGACCGTAAGCGTGCAGATTACAACATTCGCTCTCGTTCCACAGGTAACAGTTACGGTTATAACCGTTATTCTTACAATAATAACTATAATAACAGTTATAGTTGGAATGGAAAAGCTTACCAAGCAAGATATTCAAAAAGACCACCTGGGTCTGGCTCTTCCGACTTCGTTTCCAGGTTTGAGTTTGCGCTGAGGTTACTCACGACTCGTGCGTTTCTTCTCAATCTTGGCTTTGCTGG TGCTTTGGTAGGTGGGATGTTTTTAATTGATTCAAGCATGGATTCCATATGGAAGACGCAAAATTCTGGG AAATCATTTGAAGAAGCCTTGGAGTCTATTGAGAAAACCAAAGGCAGTCAGAAATCACCCAGAGAAGCCTTTGGGTCcattgagagagtgagagctTATAAAGCCATGAAGTCCACTGAGAAAGCCAAAGCCATTTCAGAAAATAACCGAAGAATACATTGA
- the LOC126693180 gene encoding membrane steroid-binding protein 2-like, translating into MELYSRMMEEITFHTGLSPTAFFTIAALMVVVYRTVCGMFVAPEDFNKPPTITASATNINISNNSFGNLNFNDSTNEKPVHLGDVTEQQLRAYDGSDPNKPILMAIKGQIYDVSTSKMFYGPGGPYAMFAGREASRALALLSFKPQDINGNLEGLDAPELEILQDWEDKFEEKYVKVGQLVPEPMRTEQTQSGDKFKES; encoded by the exons ATGGAGCTATATTCAAGAATGATGGAAGAGATAACGTTTCACACTGGTCTATCTCCAACAGCCTTCTTCACCATCGCAGCTCTGATGGTTGTCGTTTATAGAACTGTGTGTGGCATGTTCGTTGCTCCTGAGGATTTCAATAAGCCTCCCACAATCACTGCCTCTGCCACAAACATCAACATCAGCAACAACAGTTTCGGCAACTTGAACTTTAACGATTCCACCAATGAAAAACCTGTTCATTTGGGAGATGTCACTGAACAACAACTCAGAGCTTATGACGGGTCTGACCCCAATAAGCCCATCTTAATGGCCATCAAAGGTCAGATCTATGATGTCTCTACCTCCAA GATGTTTTATGGTCCTGGTGGGCCATATGCTATGTTTGCTGGAAGAGAAGCCAGCAGAGCCCTTGCCCTTCTTTCTTTTAAGCCTCAAGACATTAATGGAAACCTTGAAGGCCTGGATGCTCCCGagcttgaaattttacaagacTGGGAAgataaatttgaggaaaaatatgTCAAAGTTGGTCAGCTTGTCCCTGAACCAATGAGGACTGAGCAGACACAAAGTGGAGATAAATTTAAAGAGAGTTAG